In one window of Ruminococcus hominis DNA:
- the dnaA gene encoding chromosomal replication initiator protein DnaA yields the protein MNTVEKNWEQILNKMKLEYCSSNISYNTWIAPLTVYEVTDDTVYILVKLKASLEHIEDKYLLPFKVCIAEVTGTEYEVSFVTEDSVIIKKKKETTTKKQQSNAIFENANLNPRYTFDTFVVGSNNNFAHAASLAVAESPGEIYNPLFLYGGVGLGKTHLMHSIAHFILENDPSKKVLYVTSETFTNELIDALKVGKNGNELAMTTFREKYRNNDVLLIDDIQFIIGKESTQEEFFHTFNHLHVAGKQIIISSDKPPKDIETLEARLRTRFEWGLIADISSPDYETRMAILRKKEELDGLERYHIPDDVMQYIANNVKSNIRELEGSLNKLIALANLEKKEIDIPLAAEALKDIVSPDNNREITPELIIDVVSEHFNVPVTEIKGKKRNAEIVLPRQIVMYLCRCMTDTPLKAIGAILGGKDHASISHGVKKIEHDITTDEALNNTINIIKKKINPV from the coding sequence ATGAACACCGTAGAAAAAAATTGGGAGCAGATCCTAAATAAGATGAAATTAGAGTACTGTTCATCGAATATTTCATACAATACGTGGATTGCACCACTTACTGTTTATGAAGTTACCGATGATACGGTATACATTCTTGTGAAATTAAAAGCAAGTCTGGAACACATTGAAGATAAATATCTTCTTCCTTTTAAGGTATGTATTGCAGAAGTGACCGGTACGGAATATGAGGTCTCTTTTGTAACTGAAGACAGTGTTATTATTAAGAAAAAGAAAGAAACAACAACAAAAAAACAACAGTCGAACGCTATTTTCGAGAATGCTAATCTAAATCCTCGCTATACTTTCGATACATTTGTTGTAGGAAGCAACAATAATTTTGCACATGCAGCTTCCCTTGCAGTAGCGGAATCACCTGGAGAAATCTATAACCCTCTCTTCTTATATGGAGGTGTTGGACTTGGAAAAACCCATTTGATGCACTCTATTGCACATTTTATATTAGAAAATGATCCATCAAAAAAGGTTCTTTACGTAACAAGTGAAACTTTTACGAACGAACTGATTGATGCTTTGAAAGTCGGTAAAAACGGAAATGAACTGGCAATGACCACGTTTCGCGAAAAATATAGGAATAATGACGTACTTTTAATCGATGATATCCAGTTTATTATAGGAAAGGAAAGTACGCAGGAAGAATTTTTCCACACATTTAACCATCTGCATGTAGCAGGAAAACAGATTATTATCTCCAGTGATAAGCCACCAAAAGACATTGAAACTTTGGAGGCTCGTTTGCGTACCCGTTTTGAATGGGGACTGATCGCAGACATTTCGTCTCCTGATTACGAAACCAGAATGGCGATTCTTCGCAAGAAAGAGGAATTGGACGGATTAGAGCGCTACCATATTCCGGATGATGTTATGCAATATATTGCCAATAACGTAAAATCCAATATTCGAGAACTGGAAGGTTCTTTAAATAAACTGATTGCTCTGGCTAATCTTGAGAAAAAAGAAATCGATATTCCTCTTGCAGCTGAAGCTCTTAAAGATATCGTATCTCCTGATAATAATAGAGAAATCACACCTGAATTGATCATTGATGTTGTTTCCGAGCACTTTAATGTACCGGTAACAGAAATCAAAGGTAAAAAAAGAAACGCTGAAATTGTACTTCCACGTCAGATTGTCATGTACCTCTGCCGTTGTATGACAGATACGCCATTGAAAGCAATCGGCGCTATCCTTGGAGGGAAAGATCATGCTTCTATCAGCCATGGAGTTAAAAAAATAGAACACGATATTACTACCGATGAAGCGTTAAATAATACTATCAATATTATAAAAAAGAAGATAAATCCCGTATAA
- the dnaN gene encoding DNA polymerase III subunit beta, whose amino-acid sequence MKIICSKSNLVKGVGIVSKAVPSKTTMPILECILIDASMNVIKLTANDMELGIETRIEGEILEHGIIALNAKIFSEIVRKLPDNDVVIEVGADNQTLITCEKAKFTIAAQSGEDFSYLPAIEKEDSITISEFTLKEVIRQTIFSIADNDTNKMMSGELFEIHDNLLKVVSLDGHRISIRNIELKNSYGSRKVIVPGKTLQEISKIIGGESEAEVEISFTQNHVVFEFGNTLVVSRLIEGEYFRIDQMLSSDYETKVTVNKRELLDCIDRATLLIKEGDKKPIIINIADGSMELKIKSQIGSMDEEIIISKEGRDLLIGFNPKFLIDALRVIEDEQVDLYFMNAKAPCFIKDEQQSYIYLILPVNFNAVA is encoded by the coding sequence ATGAAAATTATATGCAGTAAATCAAATCTCGTTAAAGGAGTTGGTATTGTATCTAAAGCAGTTCCTTCAAAAACAACAATGCCTATTCTTGAATGTATTCTGATTGATGCATCCATGAATGTTATTAAATTAACAGCTAATGATATGGAACTTGGAATCGAAACACGTATTGAAGGTGAGATTCTTGAACATGGAATTATAGCTTTGAATGCTAAGATTTTTTCAGAAATTGTTCGAAAACTTCCAGACAACGATGTAGTGATTGAAGTTGGTGCTGATAATCAGACATTAATCACTTGTGAAAAAGCAAAGTTTACGATTGCAGCTCAATCAGGTGAAGATTTTTCTTATTTACCGGCAATTGAAAAAGAGGATTCCATCACAATTTCTGAATTTACACTGAAAGAAGTAATCCGTCAGACCATTTTTTCTATCGCTGACAATGATACAAACAAGATGATGAGTGGTGAACTTTTTGAAATCCATGATAATTTATTGAAAGTTGTATCACTTGATGGTCATAGAATTTCCATTCGCAATATCGAATTGAAAAATTCTTATGGTTCTCGAAAAGTAATTGTTCCTGGGAAGACTCTTCAGGAAATAAGCAAAATTATTGGGGGCGAATCCGAGGCTGAAGTTGAAATTTCATTTACTCAAAATCATGTCGTCTTTGAATTTGGCAATACTTTGGTTGTATCGAGACTGATCGAAGGAGAATATTTCAGAATTGATCAGATGTTATCCAGTGATTATGAAACAAAAGTGACTGTAAATAAACGTGAACTTTTAGATTGTATCGACCGTGCAACTTTGTTGATAAAAGAAGGTGATAAAAAACCAATTATTATCAACATTGCGGATGGTTCAATGGAACTAAAAATCAAATCGCAGATTGGATCAATGGATGAAGAAATCATTATCTCGAAAGAGGGAAGAGATCTTTTGATCGGATTTAATCCTAAATTTTTGATCGATGCACTTCGTGTTATTGAGGATGAACAGGTTGATTTATATTTCATGAATGCAAAAGCACCTTGTTTTATCAAGGATGAACAGCAATCATATATTTAT